In Rubrobacter radiotolerans DSM 5868, a genomic segment contains:
- a CDS encoding DUF2079 domain-containing protein, which yields MFTLFRKVRGADKSPEKDGGAGRLAAALGGLGARFGPREFVLVLCVLYMLVFSALTIERHEVYSSARFDLGNMDQAVWNTTEGRILEVTGDNGENRSRLINHTDFFLLAYVPLYMIYASPYWLLVSQAVIVGLGALPLYWLSARFLGRGWPAALIAGAYLFSPGLQSANTFDFHSQTLAPTFLLFAFHYLLERRLLPFVVFAALASFCKEEISLLVAMMGLYVVFVERRPRWGVPVFLAGVGYFAFVMGVLIPAFNEGTPSGLVEERYGAVGGSVGGVLATALTDPLSIVQHALSGQRPVYLLSLLGMGGMLGLLSPGILMIALPEVAVNLLSERRQMISIFYHYSAPIWPFVYLASAAGIANVVRFVGWLSRRRGRSGERSGDLARALPLFLASWVFVFGVYLDLIYGPIPIAQFYEENPVVMRSLEDDFVRNVDEAVALVPDDPEVRVSASNWIAPHLAHRETLYLFPVTDGPQGPADYVVVDLARASYYTDVRRPRAQAALERVQNDPRYSLIFAEPNVAVFRLDEASG from the coding sequence TTGTTCACCCTGTTCAGAAAAGTTAGAGGAGCGGACAAGAGCCCGGAGAAGGACGGCGGCGCCGGGCGACTTGCGGCCGCGCTCGGCGGGCTCGGCGCGCGCTTCGGGCCCCGGGAGTTCGTCCTTGTGCTCTGCGTGCTCTACATGCTCGTGTTCAGCGCGCTGACAATAGAGCGTCACGAGGTCTACTCCTCGGCCCGCTTCGACCTCGGTAACATGGACCAGGCCGTCTGGAACACGACCGAGGGTCGCATCCTGGAGGTTACCGGCGATAACGGGGAGAACCGGAGCCGGCTCATAAACCACACGGACTTCTTCCTGCTCGCGTACGTGCCACTGTACATGATCTACGCGAGCCCCTACTGGCTGCTCGTCTCGCAGGCCGTTATCGTCGGGCTCGGGGCCCTGCCGCTCTACTGGCTCTCCGCGCGCTTTCTCGGGCGGGGCTGGCCCGCCGCGCTTATCGCGGGCGCGTACCTATTTTCGCCGGGTCTTCAGTCGGCGAACACCTTCGACTTCCACTCCCAGACGCTCGCCCCGACGTTCCTGCTCTTCGCCTTCCACTACCTGCTGGAGCGGCGGCTTTTGCCCTTCGTCGTCTTTGCCGCGCTCGCCTCGTTCTGCAAGGAGGAGATCTCGCTCCTCGTCGCCATGATGGGTCTCTACGTCGTTTTCGTGGAGCGAAGACCCCGGTGGGGCGTGCCGGTCTTTCTTGCGGGGGTCGGGTACTTCGCGTTCGTTATGGGGGTGCTCATACCGGCCTTCAACGAGGGTACGCCGAGCGGGCTCGTCGAGGAGCGCTACGGGGCGGTTGGCGGCTCGGTCGGCGGGGTGCTGGCGACCGCGCTCACGGACCCGCTCTCCATCGTCCAGCACGCGCTCTCGGGGCAGCGACCAGTCTACCTTTTGAGCCTCCTCGGGATGGGCGGGATGCTCGGGCTGCTCTCGCCGGGGATACTCATGATCGCCCTCCCCGAGGTCGCCGTGAACCTGCTCTCCGAGCGGCGGCAGATGATCAGCATCTTCTACCACTACTCGGCCCCGATCTGGCCCTTCGTCTACCTCGCCTCGGCGGCCGGGATAGCGAACGTCGTCCGCTTTGTCGGCTGGCTCTCGCGCAGGCGCGGTCGCTCCGGCGAACGGTCGGGCGATCTTGCGCGGGCGCTGCCGCTCTTTCTCGCCTCGTGGGTCTTTGTCTTCGGGGTGTACCTGGACCTGATCTACGGTCCCATCCCCATCGCCCAGTTCTACGAGGAGAACCCGGTCGTCATGCGGAGCCTGGAAGACGACTTTGTCCGGAACGTCGACGAGGCGGTCGCCCTCGTCCCCGACGACCCGGAGGTGCGGGTCTCTGCGAGCAACTGGATCGCCCCGCACCTCGCTCACCGCGAGACCCTCTACCTCTTCCCCGTCACCGACGGGCCGCAGGGACCGGCGGACTACGTCGTCGTGGACCTCGCCCGCGCAAGCTACTACACCGACGTCAGGCGTCCGAGGGCGCAGGCCGCCCTCGAAAGGGTGCAGAACGACCCGCGTTACAGCCTGATCTTTGCCGAGCCGAACGTCGCGGTCTTCCGCCTCGACGAAGCCTCCGGATAG